Part of the Vibrio sp. SCSIO 43137 genome, GTTAAGAATCCAACGACGTTATTACTATTATTATTAATATGGTAAATGCTTGGTAAGTATATTATAAATATCTGAAATTAAACATAAGACCAGTTAGGTATATTGACGGTTTTATTAAATGAGATGTCTGTTTTAACTAAGCACTCTGTTTAGTATAGACAAAGTGTAATTAAGTTAAACTTTTTCGGGGGCTGCCTTATTTGGCAATTTGAGTTTCATCAGCGCAACATTCATCCTGCAAAAAGCCGATAACCTGTTCAAGACATTCATAGTTGGCCACACAAAAAAGCGTTCTGCCTTCGCGGCGTTGAGAAATAAGACCGGCAGATGCAAGGCCGGAAATATGGTGTGAAAGGGTAGAACCGGGAATATTGAGTGCTTGTTGTACACCGCCTACGGCTATGCCCTGAAATCCGGCTTTAACCACACACTTATAGATGCTTAGCCTGGTCGGGTGACCGAGCTCTTTCAGTGCTTTTGCCACTTGCTTAATATTCATTTGCTACTCACCTTAGGTTGACTAAGCAGATGTTAATGGAAATGCAGTGTGACTGCAAATTAGGCTATCTTATTGAAATTAAATAACTAAAAAATCATTTCGATATTTATCGAAATAATGGTTGATCTTATCTCGCAAGTTTCTATAATTCGAAAAATATAGAAATATTTAACGAGGTAAATTATGAGTCCTGAAATTCTCTCTATGGCGAAAGAAACATTAAATATGTTTGCCTTTTTAGCGGCTGAACTGACACTGCTGTTTCTGCTAATCAGCTACTTTGTGGGAATGTTGCAAGAGTTTATTACACCGGAAAAAATTCAATCCATACTGAGCTCGAAAAATGGCAAAGGCTATATAATTGCTGCCCTTCTTGGATCCATTACGCCGTTTTGCTCTTGTTCGACAATTCCTTTCCTGAAAGGCTTACTAAGAGCCCGCGCCGGTTTTGGCCCTATGATGGTTTTCTTGTTCGCCAGTCCATTACTAAATCCAGTTATTATAGGCTTGTTTGTTGTAACCTTCGGCTGGAAAGTCGCACTGTTCTATTTTGCTGTTGCTTTGTCTGTTTCCGTTATCGGGGGCGTGGTGCTGGAAATGCTCGGTTTTGAACGTTATGTAAAACCGGAAGCGTACACGCAAGCTGACTCTTCTGCCTGTGGTTCCTCCTGCTCCGGCAGCAAGCCTGAAGAAAAGAAAACCAGTTGTGGTGAGCCGGCAACGGTTAGCTGTACTTCTGCTAGTGAGTCAGTTGAAGTTAAGGCGGAAGCGGAAATCAGTTGCTGTAACTCTGCAGGTGCTGCAGCCATGGTATTAGAACAACCCAAACCAATCAGCCGTTGGCTAAAAGTATGGCAGTCAACATGGAAAGACTTTAAGCAGGTATTCCCTTATCTGTTACTGGGTATTTCACTGGGTTCGTTTATCTATGGTTTTATCCCTACCGAGTTAATCGCTAAGTACGCCGGTGAAGGACATTGGTATGCCATTCCTGTTGCGGCGGTGATTGGTATTCCGCTCTATATCAGGGCCGAGGCAGTCATTCCTTTAAGTGCAGCTCTTGTTCAGAAGGGTATGGCTCTGGGATCGGTGATGGCGCTGATAATAGGCAGTGCAGGAGCCAGCCTGACAGAAGTTATTTTGCTAAAAGCCATCTTCAAAAATCAGATGATTGCTGCTTTTCTGGTGGTGATTCTGGGAATGGCGATTGGTGCAGGTTTTGCCTATAGCTATTTGTTCACTTAAACAGTTGTCGGTTAGGTTCAGTTGTTTTGAGATGCGTCTTTATGGCGCATCTTGTTATTTGGTTTAAGTTAATAATATTGAGAGATATCAATCCCCAGAGAAGCAGGAGCAATGGCTTGTTCTATTGTCAGATCAGAATGATTCAGCTGTACTGAAGTTACTTCAATAAAGCGGTTATATTTATTGGAGTAGAAGCATTTTACTTCCGGGCTTAATGGCTGTTTTTTATTCGCCGTCTCAACCAGCCCGACTTTACCGTCACTAAGCTGAACCAGAGAGCCGACCGGATAAATACTGATACAGTTAATAAACTTATACACCAGTTCCTGATCCAGTTGGTTAGGCGTCATGCTAAGAAGGATCTTAAAGGCATCAGAGGGGCTAAGGCCGCTTTTATAACAGCGCTCTGCCGTCAGGGCGTCATAAATATCGACAATACTGCTCATCCGGCCATAGAGAGGAATTTCTTCTGCGCTTAACCCCAGTGGGTAGCCCTTACCATCCA contains:
- a CDS encoding ArsR/SmtB family transcription factor produces the protein MNIKQVAKALKELGHPTRLSIYKCVVKAGFQGIAVGGVQQALNIPGSTLSHHISGLASAGLISQRREGRTLFCVANYECLEQVIGFLQDECCADETQIAK
- a CDS encoding permease; amino-acid sequence: MSPEILSMAKETLNMFAFLAAELTLLFLLISYFVGMLQEFITPEKIQSILSSKNGKGYIIAALLGSITPFCSCSTIPFLKGLLRARAGFGPMMVFLFASPLLNPVIIGLFVVTFGWKVALFYFAVALSVSVIGGVVLEMLGFERYVKPEAYTQADSSACGSSCSGSKPEEKKTSCGEPATVSCTSASESVEVKAEAEISCCNSAGAAAMVLEQPKPISRWLKVWQSTWKDFKQVFPYLLLGISLGSFIYGFIPTELIAKYAGEGHWYAIPVAAVIGIPLYIRAEAVIPLSAALVQKGMALGSVMALIIGSAGASLTEVILLKAIFKNQMIAAFLVVILGMAIGAGFAYSYLFT